A window from Actinomycetospora corticicola encodes these proteins:
- a CDS encoding YciI family protein, translating to MTTGENSRTPDEALFAEMGAFIEEMTTAGSLVLTGGLTPDARRLETVGDESTVTDGPFAEAKEAVLGFAIIDADSWDEALEFARRFRAIVGDGQSTIHQVFTP from the coding sequence ATGACCACGGGCGAGAACAGCCGCACTCCCGACGAGGCCCTCTTCGCCGAGATGGGCGCCTTCATCGAGGAGATGACGACGGCCGGGTCGCTCGTGCTGACCGGTGGCCTCACCCCCGACGCCCGCCGCCTCGAGACCGTCGGCGACGAGAGCACCGTGACCGACGGACCGTTCGCCGAGGCCAAGGAAGCGGTGCTCGGCTTCGCGATCATCGACGCCGACTCCTGGGACGAGGCGCTGGAGTTCGCCCGGCGGTTCCGGGCGATCGTCGGCGACGGGCAGTCGACGATCCACCAGGTCTTCACCCCCTGA